The following proteins come from a genomic window of Patescibacteria group bacterium:
- a CDS encoding SH3 domain-containing protein: MPRDIDISIKKEDIRTMKKDIVRLQQKAAKRGVPQKRAAELRMEEERRKKGEGKKRKRAEEERKRAEEEKLRKEEEEEKRRRAAAAEAVTAEEAERVRAKEEKRKRAEEEKRGEIKERRVAEEEQRRKAAAEAVTAKEEERKRREEPKMRKMALLQEKRKIEEEEIKIKESFEKFVVEKRPLELRKTTILEELRGVEKNFQLVSAKERRIEETQRLIEEKEEAAKTAEEKKQIEKERWKIEEKRRELEKKRWPWEEKLKQLDSQLKEIESEGRKIEIKGEELTKKQKEISEKKENIQLELERIELKTELKGIEEVKKSFEAKKINFSGELNRIGKILESVLTKEKEIEEEKKLVEEEEKRVKKLGKRKELEKERWEVEEKRRKIETERWNLEEKKQGVEVQMRRFERRFQTLSEKRNNIIERIKKIDQKIEGRPAPAKATAGKKEPEVKKPSPAPTVVPTKAGELEKRRIEEAKKRIEALQKESEERRKKEEEQRGREEAGRRASQERERKEALAKEEKRRRELLERLREKKKGPPKPPPSPKPSEVIRVVPKKPTFGGKLWVRILIVTVILVFLAGIGTFWYWFFRIRRQPPASSVETPEESTEIPEEEEEEEEEEEEEEEEEKPPEEIPMVTVKETLKTLLKVREGPGTNYPIIGAAYSGESYPLLEELEGWYKIEFEDGKIGWISAGYANK; encoded by the coding sequence ATGCCCAGAGATATAGATATATCCATCAAAAAAGAGGATATTAGGACAATGAAAAAGGACATTGTCCGTCTTCAACAGAAAGCAGCTAAAAGAGGAGTCCCTCAAAAAAGAGCGGCTGAATTGAGGATGGAAGAGGAACGAAGAAAAAAAGGAGAGGGGAAGAAAAGAAAAAGAGCAGAAGAAGAAAGAAAAAGAGCAGAAGAAGAGAAGTTAAGAAAAGAAGAAGAGGAAGAAAAAAGAAGAAGAGCCGCCGCCGCTGAAGCTGTGACGGCCGAGGAAGCAGAAAGAGTAAGGGCAAAAGAAGAAAAGAGAAAAAGAGCGGAGGAAGAAAAGAGAGGGGAGATTAAGGAAAGAAGGGTTGCAGAAGAGGAACAAAGAAGAAAAGCCGCCGCTGAAGCTGTGACGGCCAAGGAAGAGGAAAGAAAAAGGAGAGAAGAGCCTAAAATGAGAAAAATGGCACTTTTGCAAGAGAAGAGAAAAATAGAAGAAGAAGAAATTAAAATAAAAGAAAGCTTTGAGAAATTCGTTGTCGAGAAAAGACCCTTAGAATTACGAAAGACAACAATTTTAGAAGAACTAAGGGGGGTTGAAAAAAACTTTCAGCTTGTTTCAGCCAAGGAAAGGAGAATTGAAGAAACCCAGAGATTAATTGAAGAAAAAGAGGAAGCAGCGAAAACAGCTGAAGAAAAAAAGCAGATAGAAAAAGAGAGATGGAAAATAGAAGAAAAACGTCGGGAATTGGAAAAGAAAAGATGGCCCTGGGAGGAGAAATTAAAGCAACTGGATAGTCAACTCAAAGAAATTGAGTCCGAAGGCAGAAAAATAGAAATTAAGGGAGAAGAATTAACTAAAAAACAAAAAGAAATTTCTGAGAAAAAAGAAAACATTCAATTAGAATTAGAGAGGATTGAATTAAAGACAGAACTTAAAGGAATAGAGGAAGTTAAAAAATCTTTTGAAGCAAAGAAAATTAACTTTTCTGGAGAACTAAATAGAATTGGAAAAATTTTAGAGAGTGTCTTAACCAAAGAAAAAGAGATTGAGGAAGAGAAAAAATTAGTTGAGGAAGAAGAAAAAAGGGTCAAGAAATTAGGGAAAAGAAAAGAATTAGAAAAAGAAAGATGGGAGGTGGAAGAAAAGAGGAGAAAAATTGAAACAGAAAGGTGGAATTTGGAAGAAAAGAAGCAGGGAGTAGAAGTTCAGATGAGAAGATTTGAAAGAAGATTTCAAACTCTTTCAGAAAAAAGAAATAATATAATTGAAAGAATTAAAAAAATAGATCAAAAGATAGAAGGGAGGCCCGCCCCCGCTAAAGCTACGGCGGGCAAGAAAGAGCCAGAGGTAAAAAAACCCTCCCCTGCTCCTACCGTAGTTCCAACTAAGGCCGGGGAGCTGGAAAAAAGAAGAATTGAAGAAGCCAAGAAAAGGATTGAAGCACTGCAAAAAGAATCAGAGGAGCGGAGAAAAAAAGAAGAGGAGCAGAGGGGAAGAGAGGAAGCTGGAAGGAGGGCGAGTCAAGAACGAGAAAGAAAAGAAGCTTTAGCAAAAGAAGAAAAAAGAAGAAGAGAATTATTAGAGCGGCTTCGGGAGAAGAAAAAAGGACCTCCAAAACCCCCTCCTTCTCCGAAACCCTCGGAAGTTATTAGAGTTGTCCCTAAGAAACCTACTTTTGGAGGGAAACTTTGGGTTAGAATTTTAATTGTTACTGTAATTTTAGTATTTTTGGCGGGTATCGGCACTTTTTGGTATTGGTTTTTCAGAATAAGAAGACAACCGCCTGCTTCGTCAGTTGAAACGCCGGAAGAGTCAACAGAAATTCCAGAAGAAGAAGAAGAGGAGGAGGAGGAAGAGGAGGAGGAGGAAGAAGAAGAGAAACCCCCGGAAGAGATACCAATGGTCACTGTTAAAGAAACACTTAAGACCTTGTTAAAGGTAAGGGAAGGACCGGGAACCAACTATCCTATAATAGGTGCGGCTTATTCTGGTGAAAGTTATCCATTATTGGAAGAGCTTGAAGGGTGGTACAAAATAGAGTTTGAAGATGGCAAAATAGGTTGGATATCGGCAGGATATGCTAATAAATAG
- a CDS encoding TraR/DksA family transcriptional regulator, with protein sequence MTKKLLEQLKEKLEERKTSIEVELGKFARKDEKLKGDWDTKYPKFNGGAGSQALEDAADQVEEYVTLLPIEHSMELQLQNINLALEKIKKGKYGKCEKCGKKISEERLKIYPEARMCTKCETR encoded by the coding sequence ATGACCAAGAAACTTCTTGAACAATTAAAGGAAAAATTAGAAGAACGAAAAACTTCAATTGAAGTTGAGCTTGGGAAATTTGCCAGAAAAGATGAGAAGCTTAAAGGTGACTGGGATACAAAATATCCTAAATTTAATGGCGGTGCTGGCAGTCAGGCCTTGGAAGACGCAGCTGACCAGGTGGAGGAATATGTAACTCTTCTTCCCATTGAACACAGCATGGAACTGCAGCTCCAAAATATTAATTTAGCTTTAGAGAAAATAAAAAAAGGCAAATACGGGAAGTGTGAAAAATGCGGCAAGAAAATTTCTGAAGAGCGGCTAAAAATCTACCCCGAAGCAAGAATGTGCACCAAGTGCGAAACCCGCTAA
- the prs gene encoding ribose-phosphate diphosphokinase: MKNFIIIPTSTAEHLAKGIKSKGKSLEVILPEKNREGKRYFPDGEVYMKISKADKLKGERVVVLHSGAPMPNKGLIELELILEILKDNKVKPEVFFTYFPYSQQDKVFEKGETNVAENLLKKLVSYYKVKKIYIIDPHFGGRNWVKKYPIIGVSAVPYLIKKARRDFDENILFLSPDKGGERRTGFSGIKKKRLTSFKVRTLSPKLNFKGKIVGVVDDIIETGGTLLKFYDFSKKAGAKKIIVLITQGILPAGISKIKKKYSKLYLTNAVKQKEANIDITDLILKTLS, from the coding sequence ATGAAAAATTTTATAATTATTCCAACTTCAACAGCTGAACATTTAGCAAAAGGAATCAAATCAAAAGGGAAGAGCTTGGAAGTTATTCTTCCTGAGAAAAACAGAGAGGGAAAGAGATATTTTCCTGACGGCGAGGTTTATATGAAAATCTCTAAAGCAGATAAATTAAAAGGTGAAAGAGTTGTTGTTTTGCATTCTGGCGCCCCTATGCCAAATAAAGGATTAATAGAATTAGAATTAATCTTGGAGATTCTAAAGGATAATAAGGTAAAACCAGAAGTATTTTTTACCTATTTTCCTTACAGCCAGCAAGATAAAGTTTTTGAAAAAGGAGAGACAAATGTGGCTGAAAATTTACTTAAGAAATTAGTGAGTTATTACAAAGTTAAGAAAATTTATATCATTGACCCTCATTTTGGAGGAAGGAACTGGGTTAAAAAATATCCAATAATTGGGGTGTCGGCAGTTCCTTATTTGATTAAAAAAGCCCGGCGGGATTTTGATGAAAACATTTTATTTCTATCACCAGACAAAGGAGGAGAGAGGAGAACTGGATTTTCCGGAATTAAAAAGAAGAGACTAACTTCTTTTAAGGTGAGAACATTATCTCCAAAACTTAACTTTAAGGGAAAAATAGTAGGAGTAGTTGACGATATAATTGAAACCGGCGGAACCCTTTTGAAATTTTATGATTTTTCTAAAAAAGCTGGTGCTAAAAAGATTATTGTTCTAATCACCCAGGGCATCCTTCCTGCTGGTATTTCTAAGATAAAAAAGAAATACTCTAAACTCTATTTAACTAACGCCGTAAAACAAAAGGAAGCAAATATAGACATAACTGACTTGATTTTAAAAACTCTCTCTTAG
- the rpsO gene encoding 30S ribosomal protein S15, with product MLTPEEKTKIIEKYKLHKADTGSAEVQITLLTEEIKRLLSHLKKHSKDFHSKRGLLKMVSKRRKLLKYLKKENERSYNKIVKAIGLKK from the coding sequence ATGTTAACACCGGAAGAAAAAACAAAAATTATTGAGAAGTATAAACTACATAAGGCAGATACTGGGTCTGCTGAGGTTCAGATTACTTTGCTTACCGAAGAAATTAAGAGATTGCTTTCGCATTTAAAAAAACATTCAAAAGATTTTCATTCCAAAAGAGGGCTTTTGAAAATGGTTTCTAAGAGAAGAAAACTTTTGAAATATCTAAAAAAAGAAAACGAAAGAAGCTACAATAAAATTGTAAAAGCAATAGGGTTGAAGAAATAA
- a CDS encoding M23 family metallopeptidase, protein MKSKGKVQILIILLILIGLGIFAFRGYQYWLASVGSISEEIIPDKEAVPEEEKVVEKEETAPAEKAEEEEESEEILLPRVYLSSDRLEQGDTLLIGVKDKAGIDKISGEFGPEKIDFFKSATGDWIAIVGISVKKEPGKYNLNINFSNNKFGKELNIIKRDFPVTKLLVTEELEKKGYTPPKISENIAKKDNPSLYEVLQIFTPTAYFNQPFIYPLKKIKVVGKYGSIRKSGEVALQHLGVDLDAAMDTPVYAVNDGIVRFSEGLINYGKTLIIDHGLGIYSLYLHLNKFKVLDGEQVRQGDVIGLSGNTGYSIAPHLHFSIKANGSSVDPLRFIKTIEEEMGL, encoded by the coding sequence ATGAAATCAAAAGGGAAAGTTCAAATTCTCATAATTTTATTGATTCTTATAGGATTAGGCATTTTTGCCTTTAGAGGTTATCAGTATTGGTTAGCTTCGGTAGGAAGTATTTCAGAAGAGATTATTCCTGACAAAGAAGCAGTTCCAGAAGAAGAGAAAGTTGTTGAGAAAGAAGAAACTGCTCCGGCGGAGAAAGCTGAAGAAGAGGAAGAATCAGAGGAGATACTATTGCCCCGGGTTTATCTTTCCTCTGATAGATTAGAGCAAGGAGACACCCTTTTGATTGGAGTTAAGGACAAAGCAGGGATAGATAAGATTAGCGGAGAATTTGGGCCAGAGAAAATTGATTTTTTTAAGTCAGCAACCGGGGACTGGATTGCCATTGTAGGAATCAGCGTTAAAAAAGAGCCAGGGAAGTATAACCTAAATATTAATTTTTCCAATAATAAATTTGGGAAAGAATTAAACATTATTAAAAGAGATTTTCCGGTTACCAAGCTTTTAGTTACTGAAGAACTTGAAAAAAAAGGATATACTCCACCAAAGATTTCAGAGAATATAGCTAAAAAAGATAACCCCAGTTTATATGAGGTTCTTCAAATTTTCACCCCAACAGCTTATTTTAACCAGCCCTTTATCTACCCGCTTAAAAAAATTAAAGTGGTAGGAAAGTATGGAAGTATTAGGAAAAGCGGGGAGGTGGCGCTTCAGCATTTAGGGGTAGACCTTGATGCAGCCATGGATACTCCAGTTTATGCTGTCAATGATGGAATAGTTCGTTTTTCCGAGGGTTTAATCAATTATGGGAAAACATTAATAATTGACCACGGTCTTGGAATTTACTCTCTTTATTTACATTTAAATAAGTTTAAAGTTTTGGATGGAGAGCAAGTTAGACAAGGTGATGTCATAGGACTTTCAGGGAACACTGGTTATTCGATAGCTCCTCATTTACATTTCTCAATCAAAGCCAATGGTTCCAGTGTGGACCCATTGCGGTTTATTAAAACAATAGAGGAGGAGATGGGCCTGTAG
- a CDS encoding HD domain-containing protein, with translation MKIPKEVKFVVDELKKKNYEAYLVGGCVRDLLRKVEPQDWDVATNAKPAEIEKIFPKCFADNKFGTVTVLTDSKDPKLKEVEITPFRTEEKYTDKRHPDKVEWAETIEEDLARRDFTINALAAGLEGSELKIVDPFEGQKDLKNKIIRVVGKAEDRFSEDALRMLRAVRFATVLDFEIEKKTAQAVKKNVPWLQAISKERIRDELLKIIMAEKAADGIEFLRELGLLKYIIPELEEGYEISQNKHHIYECYEHAILSLKYAAKRNFNKHVRLAALFHDIGKPRAKRGEGPDATFYGHEVVGAKMTAQILNRLRFSKKDIEKIVKLVRYHLFYYNVGEVSETSVRRLVRQVGIENMDELLEVRMADRIGSGCPKAEPYKLRHLRYIIERVSQDPISVKMLKVNGNSVMKILNISAGPQIGWVLDVLLGYVLADPKKNKKDFLEKEVKKLGKLSDEKLKEKAQKARKEREEIEMKQDQMTKRKYWVT, from the coding sequence ATGAAAATACCAAAAGAAGTAAAATTTGTTGTTGATGAATTAAAAAAGAAAAATTATGAGGCATATTTGGTTGGTGGTTGCGTTCGTGATTTGTTAAGGAAAGTTGAACCACAGGATTGGGATGTTGCTACAAATGCCAAGCCAGCAGAAATTGAGAAGATTTTCCCTAAATGTTTTGCTGATAATAAATTTGGAACAGTAACTGTTTTAACTGACTCAAAAGACCCAAAATTAAAAGAAGTTGAGATTACTCCTTTTAGGACTGAAGAAAAATATACTGACAAAAGGCATCCTGACAAAGTTGAATGGGCAGAAACCATTGAGGAAGATTTGGCTCGGAGAGATTTCACTATAAATGCATTAGCAGCTGGTTTAGAAGGTTCTGAATTAAAGATTGTTGATCCCTTTGAAGGCCAAAAAGATTTGAAAAATAAAATTATTAGGGTGGTTGGGAAAGCCGAAGACCGTTTTTCAGAGGATGCTTTAAGAATGCTTAGAGCAGTTAGATTTGCTACTGTTTTGGATTTTGAGATTGAAAAAAAAACTGCCCAAGCAGTTAAGAAAAATGTGCCTTGGCTTCAGGCAATTTCCAAAGAAAGAATAAGAGATGAACTTTTAAAGATTATTATGGCAGAAAAGGCAGCAGATGGAATAGAGTTTTTGAGAGAGTTGGGGCTTTTAAAGTATATAATTCCTGAACTTGAGGAAGGTTACGAAATAAGCCAGAATAAGCATCATATTTACGAGTGTTATGAGCATGCTATACTTTCTTTAAAATATGCTGCCAAGAGAAACTTTAACAAGCATGTAAGATTAGCTGCCCTGTTTCATGATATTGGTAAGCCCAGGGCTAAAAGAGGAGAAGGTCCTGATGCTACTTTTTATGGCCACGAAGTAGTTGGAGCTAAAATGACAGCTCAGATATTGAACCGCTTGCGGTTTTCCAAAAAAGATATTGAAAAGATTGTTAAACTTGTTAGGTACCATCTATTCTATTATAATGTTGGCGAAGTTTCAGAGACCTCTGTGAGGAGATTGGTCCGTCAGGTTGGGATAGAGAATATGGATGAACTTTTGGAGGTGAGAATGGCAGATAGAATTGGTTCTGGCTGCCCTAAAGCAGAGCCATATAAACTGCGTCACCTTAGATATATTATTGAAAGGGTTTCCCAAGACCCGATTTCAGTGAAAATGCTGAAAGTAAATGGTAATAGTGTGATGAAGATTTTGAATATTTCAGCAGGGCCCCAAATAGGGTGGGTTTTAGATGTTTTGCTCGGTTATGTTTTAGCTGACCCAAAGAAAAACAAAAAAGATTTCTTGGAAAAAGAAGTTAAAAAATTAGGAAAATTATCAGATGAGAAATTAAAAGAAAAAGCCCAAAAGGCAAGAAAAGAAAGGGAAGAAATTGAGATGAAGCAAGATCAAATGACGAAAAGAAAATACTGGGTTACTTAA
- the pnp gene encoding polyribonucleotide nucleotidyltransferase: MNSQKFSLKLGEKNLKVEIRNLAEQANGSVLVSYGDTLLLTTCVMSKKDREDIGFFPLTVEYQEKYYAAGKIKGPRYIKRESRPSDEAICNARLIDRAIRPRFPENLAREIQVITTVLSWDGQNDPDILGLIAASLSLSISDIPWQGPIGVVRVCQKDGKFILNPTYEEREGCQMDVIFAGMLEGGEVLINMVEGNCEEVDEKVILEALDFSEKHLKKVIAFQKEIIEKVGKEKLLLETFPVDDVLEKEIKEFLDKKLEEALYQEDKSQRTDKIDELKEELSCFVEEKYSEEGKTKYAQDFFEKGIDRLLHENIIKYNKRPDNRKLDEIRKIDCEVGLLPRTHGSGLFCRGQTKALSILTLGAPGDQQLLEGMEIVGKKRFMHHYNFPPYSAGEVKPLRGPGRREIGHGMLAEKALLSLIPDFDEFPYTMRVVSEILSSNGSTSMASVSSSSLALMDAGVPIKSPAAGIAIGLAQDKKTGSYKVLTDIQGPEDHYGDMDFKVAGTKKGITVLQMDVKIEGISKKIMTEVLNRAKKARLEILDSMNKIISKPRAQLSPYAPRILTIQINPEKIREVIGPGGKVIKEITEETGAAIDIQDSGLIFVTSEKEEAAKKAIAWIKNITREVKVGEVFQGRVKRILEFGAFVEILPGQEGLIHISKLSDKRVRKVGDVVKIGDAVSVKVISIDEQGRINLSLLKK; encoded by the coding sequence ATGAACAGTCAAAAATTTAGTCTAAAATTAGGAGAAAAAAATCTTAAAGTTGAGATTAGGAATTTAGCCGAACAAGCAAATGGTAGTGTTTTAGTTAGTTATGGTGATACTTTGCTTTTGACTACTTGTGTAATGAGTAAAAAAGACCGAGAAGATATCGGTTTTTTTCCTTTAACTGTTGAATATCAAGAAAAATATTATGCTGCTGGAAAAATTAAAGGCCCTCGCTATATTAAAAGAGAAAGTCGGCCTTCTGATGAGGCGATTTGTAACGCCAGGTTGATTGACCGAGCTATTCGGCCAAGATTTCCTGAAAATTTAGCCAGAGAAATTCAGGTAATAACTACTGTGCTTTCCTGGGATGGTCAAAATGACCCTGATATTTTAGGGCTGATAGCTGCTTCTCTATCTTTATCTATTTCTGACATTCCCTGGCAAGGACCGATAGGGGTGGTTAGGGTTTGTCAAAAAGACGGCAAGTTTATTTTAAACCCAACTTATGAAGAAAGAGAAGGTTGCCAAATGGATGTTATCTTTGCCGGAATGTTAGAAGGTGGAGAAGTTTTAATTAATATGGTTGAAGGGAATTGCGAAGAGGTTGATGAAAAAGTGATTTTGGAGGCCTTGGATTTTTCAGAAAAACATTTAAAAAAAGTCATTGCTTTTCAAAAAGAAATCATAGAGAAAGTTGGGAAAGAAAAATTACTTTTAGAAACATTTCCGGTTGATGATGTTTTAGAAAAAGAAATTAAAGAATTCTTGGACAAAAAACTAGAAGAAGCTCTCTACCAAGAGGACAAAAGCCAAAGAACAGATAAGATAGATGAATTAAAAGAAGAGCTTAGCTGTTTTGTTGAGGAGAAATATTCTGAAGAGGGAAAAACAAAATATGCTCAAGATTTTTTTGAAAAGGGAATAGATAGATTACTTCACGAAAATATAATAAAATATAACAAGAGGCCTGATAATAGAAAATTAGATGAAATTAGAAAAATTGATTGTGAAGTTGGGCTTTTGCCGAGAACCCATGGTTCCGGTCTATTTTGTCGGGGGCAAACTAAAGCTTTGTCTATTTTAACTTTAGGAGCGCCTGGGGACCAGCAATTATTAGAAGGGATGGAAATTGTTGGGAAAAAAAGATTTATGCACCATTATAATTTTCCCCCCTATTCAGCTGGAGAGGTCAAGCCGTTAAGAGGGCCGGGGAGAAGAGAGATTGGTCATGGAATGTTAGCAGAAAAAGCTCTTTTGTCTTTAATTCCCGATTTCGATGAATTCCCTTATACAATGAGAGTGGTTTCAGAGATCCTTTCTTCAAACGGTTCAACTTCAATGGCTTCAGTTTCCAGCTCTTCTTTGGCTTTAATGGATGCCGGGGTGCCGATAAAAAGTCCAGCAGCCGGGATTGCTATTGGGTTGGCTCAAGATAAAAAAACAGGTAGTTATAAGGTTTTAACAGATATTCAGGGCCCAGAAGACCATTACGGAGATATGGATTTTAAGGTAGCCGGAACTAAAAAAGGAATAACCGTTCTTCAAATGGACGTGAAAATTGAAGGAATAAGCAAGAAAATTATGACAGAAGTTCTTAATAGGGCCAAGAAAGCAAGATTAGAGATTTTAGACTCAATGAATAAAATTATATCAAAACCTCGAGCCCAGCTTTCACCTTACGCTCCCAGAATTTTAACTATCCAAATTAATCCAGAAAAAATCAGAGAGGTAATAGGTCCCGGAGGAAAAGTGATTAAGGAGATTACTGAAGAAACCGGAGCAGCAATAGACATCCAAGATTCCGGTCTTATCTTTGTTACTTCGGAGAAAGAAGAGGCAGCTAAAAAAGCAATTGCCTGGATAAAGAACATTACCAGAGAAGTTAAAGTTGGAGAAGTTTTTCAGGGGAGAGTAAAAAGGATTTTAGAGTTTGGGGCTTTTGTTGAAATTTTACCAGGTCAAGAGGGATTGATTCATATATCTAAATTATCTGATAAAAGAGTAAGAAAAGTTGGGGATGTGGTAAAAATAGGGGACGCGGTTTCAGTAAAAGTGATTTCAATTGATGAACAAGGTAGGATTAATTTATCTTTGCTAAAGAAATAA
- a CDS encoding NYN domain-containing protein, which produces MVVKHIGQRVGVLIDVQNLYHSAKNLYNARVNFREILKLAVSERNLIRAFAYVVRTKTGEEKAFFEALTKLGIETRVRDLQEFYGGQKKADWDVGIVIDAIKIAPSVDTLVLASGDGDFISLVEYLKNQGKRVEVIAFGRSSSGRLKEIADEFVDLEMFPKKYLLKK; this is translated from the coding sequence ATGGTTGTAAAACATATAGGACAAAGAGTCGGAGTGTTAATTGATGTCCAAAACTTGTATCACTCTGCCAAGAATTTATACAATGCCCGGGTTAATTTTCGGGAGATTTTAAAATTAGCGGTTAGTGAAAGGAATTTAATTCGAGCTTTCGCCTATGTGGTAAGGACAAAAACTGGAGAGGAAAAAGCTTTTTTTGAAGCTCTGACTAAACTCGGGATTGAAACAAGAGTTAGAGATCTTCAAGAATTTTACGGAGGACAGAAGAAAGCTGATTGGGACGTAGGAATAGTTATTGATGCGATAAAAATAGCTCCGAGTGTTGATACTTTGGTTCTTGCTTCTGGTGATGGCGATTTTATTTCTTTGGTTGAATACTTAAAGAACCAGGGGAAAAGAGTGGAAGTCATTGCTTTTGGAAGGTCATCCTCCGGCCGTTTAAAAGAAATAGCTGATGAATTTGTTGATTTAGAAATGTTCCCAAAGAAATATTTACTGAAGAAATGA
- a CDS encoding M20/M25/M40 family metallo-hydrolase, giving the protein MNTFQLTKKLISIPSHIDKKINEKEIGNFIFRYLKRIPFLTKIRKQKVEGERFNIIAKDGSKPKLLLIAHMDTVEPRGWQKHSPFKGTVKGNKLYGLGSMDMKGGMAAILSALKSFEKTKGLMLLFYCDEEYDFKGMKKFIKEYQISPQLAVSAEPTNLKIWNGARGIIKVSFRVEGKTAPASRPDQGKNVITGLVEAVKYLEKTLKKYRTKNLGPSICNLSAISGGVSLGRDKYGRQIVSQRGDAVADISKATLDIRCGHPGLESDIIQKTLNKFLSKNKFKLRNFTVYHDLSAFYTNSKELKLVKKVIEDAIGKVAYLNLQELGYQDIQMINEKLKVPSFSFGPKGGNRHQPDEWVDIKSLDKVKKVCQNLIRKYCSVL; this is encoded by the coding sequence ATGAACACCTTTCAACTGACGAAAAAATTAATTTCTATCCCAAGTCACATAGACAAGAAAATCAATGAAAAAGAAATTGGCAATTTTATTTTCAGGTACCTAAAACGAATTCCCTTTCTAACTAAGATTAGAAAACAAAAAGTTGAGGGCGAGAGATTTAATATTATTGCTAAGGACGGCTCAAAACCGAAACTTTTACTCATTGCTCACATGGACACGGTTGAGCCGAGGGGATGGCAAAAACATAGTCCTTTTAAGGGGACTGTTAAAGGAAATAAGTTATATGGTTTGGGCAGTATGGATATGAAAGGAGGGATGGCTGCGATATTATCTGCCTTGAAGAGTTTTGAAAAAACAAAGGGCTTAATGTTGCTTTTTTACTGCGACGAAGAATACGATTTTAAAGGAATGAAGAAATTTATTAAAGAATATCAGATTTCTCCTCAGTTAGCTGTTAGTGCTGAACCGACGAATCTTAAAATTTGGAACGGAGCAAGGGGTATAATAAAAGTTTCTTTTCGGGTTGAGGGTAAAACTGCTCCTGCTTCAAGGCCAGACCAGGGGAAAAATGTAATTACAGGTTTGGTCGAAGCTGTTAAATACTTAGAAAAAACATTAAAAAAATATAGAACCAAAAATTTAGGTCCCTCAATTTGCAATTTGTCAGCAATTTCAGGGGGGGTAAGCTTGGGAAGAGATAAATATGGAAGACAAATTGTGAGCCAGAGAGGAGATGCTGTTGCAGATATTTCTAAAGCAACGCTTGACATCCGTTGCGGCCATCCTGGCTTGGAATCTGATATTATCCAAAAAACTTTAAATAAATTTTTATCAAAAAACAAATTTAAATTAAGAAACTTTACCGTCTATCACGACTTAAGCGCATTTTATACAAATTCAAAGGAACTAAAATTAGTTAAAAAAGTTATAGAAGATGCTATTGGTAAAGTAGCTTATCTTAATCTTCAAGAGTTGGGCTATCAGGATATTCAAATGATAAATGAAAAACTAAAAGTGCCATCTTTTTCATTTGGCCCAAAAGGAGGCAATAGACATCAGCCAGATGAATGGGTTGATATAAAATCCCTTGACAAAGTCAAAAAAGTTTGCCAAAATTTAATTAGGAAATATTGTTCTGTTCTTTAA